The following proteins come from a genomic window of Anopheles ziemanni chromosome 3, idAnoZiCoDA_A2_x.2, whole genome shotgun sequence:
- the LOC131285386 gene encoding uncharacterized protein LOC131285386 — protein sequence MLNDSSLNGLAKLTKLKILKLEGTSGDNCPFASCPKWDGAPRNFRPCLPIPSLRELFLTCYPFEDCRFDFVIEICKVMPNLDKVVLGEHFLDPCTVENICYSMPTLKCLVLMGDFTESTDKQISREVIRYLGQLRNLVELRFVYIEFSYGVIANIPELPKLSVLSFYECRGVTESNILELAR from the exons ATGCTAAATGATAGTTCGTTGAATGGATTAGCAAAGCTTACCAAGCTGAAA atcCTAAAATTGGAAGGCACATCGGGGGATAATTGCCCA tttgCAAGTTGCCCAAAATGGGATGGCGCACCAAGGAATTTTCGCCCCTGCTTGCCAATTCCCTCTTTACGAGAACTTTTTCTTACATGCTATCCGTTCGAAGATTGTAGGTTTGACTTCGTAATAGAAATATGTAAGGTGATGCCAAATCTCGATAAGGTGGTTCTAGGTGAACATTTCTTAGATCCCTGCACTGTTGAAAATATCTGCTATAGCATGCCAACTCTCAAATGTTTAGTGTTGATGGGGGATTTTACAGAGTCGACTGATAAGCAG aTTTCTCGTGAGGTTATTCGATATTTGGGGCAATTACGTAATCTTGTTGAGTTGCGTTTTGTATATATTGAGTTTTCCTATGGTGTTATTGCAAATATACCCGAATTACCCAAATTAAGTGTACTCTCATTTTACGAGTGTCGAGGG GTGACTGAAAGTAACATCTTGGAGCttgcccg GTAA
- the LOC131286987 gene encoding signal peptidase complex subunit 3 — protein MHTVMTRGNAILAYSLSVLSVLTFCCFASTFFYDYRTDAKINTVKVLVKNVPDFSASREKNDLGFITFDLGTDLNPLFNWNVKQLFLYLTAEYTTEQNALNQVVLWDKIILRGENANLDFKNMNTKYYFWDDGNGLKGHQNITLTLSWNIIPNAGLLPSVFAHGQHSFKFPEAYIASPV, from the exons atGCATACTGTAATGACCCGTGGTAACGCTATCCTTGCGTACTCCCTGAGCGTCCTTTCGGTCCTTACGTTCTGCTGTTTTGCCTCCACGTTCTTCTACGACTATCGCACGGATGCTAAAATCAACACGGTCAAGGTGCTGGT taAAAATGTACCCGACTTCAGTGCTTCGCGGGAGAAGAATGATCTCGGTTTCATCACGTTCGATCTCGGGACCGATCTGAACCCCTTGTTCAACTGGAATGTGAAGCAGTTGTTCCTGTATCTCACTGCCGAGTACACTACGGAGCAGAACGCACTGAATCAGGTTGTGCTGTGGGATAAGATTATCCTTCGGGGCGAGAATGCGAATCTGGACTTTAAGAACATGAACACAAAGTACTACTTCTGGGACGATGGAAACGGTTTGAA gGGACACCAAAACATAACGCTCACCCTGTCGTGGAACATCATCCCTAACGCGGGGCTGCTACCGAGCGTGTTTGCCCACGGCCAGCATTCGTTTAAGTTTCCCGAAGCCTACATCGCGTCACCCGTCTAG
- the LOC131289954 gene encoding methylglutaconyl-CoA hydratase, mitochondrial, with protein MLKTVALAARFVKQSVAKTNGLSRSIATTARCSYIDDQGAKGANVAPNQELQLTYLTEEDKQGIAVLGLNRPKARNSFSKSLVNQLLDAIEVLAHDKNVRVVIVRSLVPGIFCAGADLKERATFTQQEVSRFVSKLRQMMVNIEQMPTPVVAAIDGAALGGGLEMALACDMRVVATNAKLGLVETKLGIIPGAGGTQRLPRILNPAVAKELIFTARQFSGEEAKGLGIVNHAVQPNETGDAAYQRALQLAMEIVPNGPVGVRMAKKAIDKGLQVDIGTGYAIEEACYAQVIPTKDRLEGLRAFAEKRKPNFIGE; from the coding sequence ATGCTGAAGACGGTCGCATTGGCCGCACGTTTCGTGAAGCAGAGTGTGGCGAAGACAAACGGGTTATCCCGTTCGATTGCGACGACCGCACGCTGCAGCTACATTGATGACCAAGGGGCAAAAGGGGCAAATGTTGCCCCCAATCAGGAGCTACAGCTGACGTATCTCACCGAGGAGGACAAACAGGGCATCGCGGTGCTCGGATTGAACCGCCCGAAGGCACGCAATTCTTTCAGCAAATCGTTGGTCAACCAGCTGCTGGACGCCATCGAGGTGCTGGCACACGACAAAAACGTACGTGTGGTGATCGTTCGCAGTCTCGTGCCGGGCATTTTCTGTGCCGGGGCGGATCTGAAGGAGCGGGCCACCTTCACGCAGCAGGAAGTGAGCCGGTTCGTGTCGAAGCTGCGCCAGATGATGGTGAACATCGAGCAGATGCCCACCCCGGTCGTGGCTGCGATCGACGGAGCGGCCCTAGGGGGAGGGTTGGAGATGGCATTGGCGTGCGACATGCGCGTTGTGGCCACCAACGCCAAGCTGGGGCTGGTGGAGACCAAGCTAGGAATTATCCCCGGTGCCGGTGGAACGCAGCGTCTGCCACGCATTCTCAACCCGGCCGTTGCGAAGGAGCTCATCTTCACGGCCCGCCAGTTCAGTGGCGAAGAGGCAAAGGGACTCGGTATCGTGAATCATGCCGTTCAACCGAACGAAACGGGCGATGCAGCGTACCAACGAGCGCTCCAACTCGCCATGGAAATCGTCCCCAACGGCCCGGTCGGGGTGCGGATGGCAAAGAAAGCGATCGATAAGGGACTGCAGGTCGACATCGGCACGGGGTACGCTATCGAGGAGGCGTGCTATGCGCAAGTGATTCCCACCAAGGACCGTCTCGAGGGATTGCGTGCCTTTGCCGAGAAGCGGAAACCCAATTTTATTGGGGAGTAA
- the LOC131289956 gene encoding phosphomannomutase → MELKRDEILLLFDVDGTLTQPRALITDEMKNFLYQKVLPRATLGVVGGSDLEKMCEQLNGQEFLQKFDYVFPENGLVQYEGGKQIGKVSIIHHLGEDTLTRFINFCLHYIADLDIPVKRGTFVEFRNGMLNICPIGRNCSKEERNEFYAYDNVHQVRQKMIDRLRVEFAEVDLTYSIGGQISFDVYPVGWDKTFCLRHVFKRPSAFREIHFFGDKTDPGGNDYEIYSHEKTIGHRVTSPEDTKKQLTELLLL, encoded by the coding sequence ATGGAGCTTAAGAGGGACGAAATTTTGCTTCTCTTCGACGTCGATGGAACGCTCACGCAGCCACGGGCTCTCATTACGGACGAGATGAAGAATTTTCTTTACCAAAAGGTTTTACCACGGGCAACGCTCGGCGTGGTTGGTGGTTCCGATCTGGAGAAAATGTGTGAACAACTGAACGGACAGGAGTTCCTCCAGAAGTTCGACTACGTATTCCCGGAAAATGGATTGGTGCAGTACGAGGGCGGTAAACAGATTGGCAAGGTGTCCATCATTCATCATCTCGGCGAGGACACGCTGACGCGGTTCATCAACTTTTGCCTGCACTACATAGCCGACCTGGACATACCGGTAAAGCGGGGCACTTTTGTGGAGTTTCGCAACGGAATGCTGAACATTTGCCCTATCGGGCGCAACTGCTCGAAGGAGGAAAGAAACGAGTTCTACGCGTACGACAATGTGCACCAGGTGCGGCAAAAGATGATCGACCGACTGCGGGTGGAGTTCGCTGAAGTGGACCTGACGTACAGCATCGGGGGGCAGATAAGCTTCGATGTGTACCCGGTAGGGTGGGACAAAACGTTCTGCTTGCGTCACGTGTTCAAGCGCCCGTCAGCGTTCCGCGAAATACATTTCTTCGGCGATAAGACTGATCCGGGCGGCAACGACTACGAAATCTACAGTCATGAAAAGACGATCGGCCATCGTGTGACTTCACCGGAAGATACCAAAAAACAGTTGACTGAACTATTGTTGCTATAA
- the LOC131286582 gene encoding glutamine--fructose-6-phosphate aminotransferase [isomerizing] 2-like: protein MCGIFAYLNFLTPKSRREVLELLLNGLKRLEYRGYDSAGVAVDGIAADAGILLFKRTGKVKVLEDAIREAAKEIDFSESCDTHVGIAHTRWATHGAPSELNSHPQRSDDANAFVVVHNGIVTNYKDIKKFLELRGYSFESDTDTETIAKLVHHLWKQHPNYSFRELVEQVIQQLEGAFALAFKSKHFPGECVVTRRGSPLLVGIKAKTSLATNHVPILYGKGPRHGSLGNVQVEPTPDNTADFINPGEEVEYFFASDASAVIEHTNRVIYLEDDDVAAVKDGALGIHRLKKSLDDPHAREITTLKMEIQQIMKGNYRYFMQKEIFEQPESVVNTMRGRVNFDSMKVTLGGIKDYIPEIKRCRRLMLIACGTSYHSAVATRQLLEELTELPVMVELASDFLDRNTPIYRDDVCFFISQSGETADTLMALRYCKQRGALIVGITNTVGSSICRESHCGVHVNAGPEIGVASTKAYTSQFISLVMFALVMSEDRLSLQSRRLEIIEGLRNLDAHIKQVLQLDQKVLEIAQDLYQQKSLLIMGRGFNFATCMEGALKVKELTYMHSEGIMAGELKHGPLALVDDTMPIVMIIMRDPVHMKCMNALQQVTAREGRPIIICEEGDSETMAFASKALEIPRTVDCLQGVLTVIPMQLLSYHIAVLRGCNVDCPRNLAKSVTVE from the coding sequence ATGTGTGGAATTTTCGCGTACCTCAACTTCCTCACGCCGAAGTCGCGCCGCGAGGTGCTGGAGCTGCTGCTCAACGGACTGAAGCGGCTCGAGTACCGTGGCTACGATTCGGCCGGTGTCGCCGTGGACGGGATTGCGGCCGACGCCGGCATCCTGCTGTTCAAGCGCACCGGCAAGGTGAAGGTGCTGGAGGACGCGATCCGCGAGGCGGCCAAAGAGATCGACTTCAGCGAGTCGTGCGACACGCACGTCGGCATTGCGCACACCCGTTGGGCCACGCACGGTGCGCCGAGTGAGCTGAACTCGCACCCGCAGCGGTCGGACGACGCGAACGCGTTCGTCGTGGTGCACAACGGCATCGTGACCAACTATAAGGACATCAAGAAGTTCCTCGAGCTGCGTGGCTACTCGTTCGAGTCGGACACCGACACGGAGACGATCGCGAAGCTCGTCCACCACCTGTGGAAGCAGCATCCGAACTACTCGTTCCGCGAGCTGGTCGAGCAGGTGATCCAGCAGCTGGAGGGTGCGTTTGCGCTCGCCTTCAAGTCGAAGCACTTCCCGGGCGAGTGCGTGGTGACCCGTCGCGGTTCTCCGCTTCTAGTCGGCATCAAGGCGAAGACCAGCCTGGCCACGAACCATGTGCCGATCCTGTACGGGAAGGGGCCGCGCCACGGCTCGCTCGGCAATGTGCAGGTCGAACCGACCCCGGACAACACGGCCGACTTCATCAACCCGGGCGAGGAGGTGGAGTACTTCTTCGCGTCGGACGCGTCGGCCGTGATCGAGCACACGAACCGCGTCATCTACCTGGAGGATGACGATGTGGCCGCCGTGAAGGATGGCGCACTCGGCATCCATCGGCTGAAGAAGAGCCTGGACGATCCGCACGCGCGTGAAATCACCACGCTCAAGATGGAGATCCAGCAGATCATGAAGGGCAACTATCGGTACTTCATGCAGAAGGAAATCTTCGAGCAACCCGAGTCGGTGGTCAACACCATGCGGGGGCGCGTGAACTTCGACAGCATGAAGGTGACGCTGGGTGGCATCAAGGACTACATCCCGGAGATCAAGCGCTGCCGGCGGCTGATGCTGATCGCGTGCGGTACCTCCTACCACAGTGCGGTGGCCACCCGCCAGCTGCTCGAGGAGCTGACCGAGCTGCCGGTGATGGTGGAGCTGGCGTCCGACTTTCTCGATCGCAACACACCCATTTACCGGGACGACGTGTgcttcttcatctcgcagtcGGGCGAAACGGCCGACACGCTGATGGCGCTGCGGTACTGCAAGCAACGAGGCGCCCTGATCGTCGGAATCACCAACACGGTCGGTAGTTCGATCTGTCGCGAGTCGCACTGCGGTGTGCACGTGAACGCCGGGCCCGAGATTGGCGTCGCGTCCACCAAGGCGTACACCTCGCAGTTCATCTCGCTGGTCATGTTCGCGCTGGTGATGAGTGAGGACCGGCTGTCGCTTCAGTCCCGCCGGCTGGAGATCATCGAGGGCCTGCGCAATCTGGACGCGCACATCAAGCAGGTTCTGCAGCTCGACCAGAAGGTGCTGGAGATCGCGCAGGACCTGTACCAGCAGAAGTCGCTGCTGATCATGGGCCGCGGGTTCAACTTTGCCACCTGCATGGAGGGTGCGCTGAAGGTGAAGGAGCTGACGTACATGCACAGCGAGGGCATCATGGCGGGTGAGCTGAAGCACGGCCCGCTCGCGCTGGTCGACGACACCATGCCGATCGTGATGATCATCATGCGCGACCCGGTCCACATGAAGTGCATGAACGCGCTGCAGCAGGTGACGGCCCGCGAGGGTCGCCCGATCATCATCTGCGAGGAGGGCGACAGCGAGACGATGGCGTTCGCGTCGAAGGCGCTCGAGATCCCGCGCACCGTCGACTGCCTGCAGGGCGTCCTCACCGTCATCCCGATGCAGCTGCTCTCCTACCACATTGCCGTCCTGCGCGGCTGCAACGTGGACTGTCCGCGAAATCTCGCCAAATCGGTTACGGTCGAGTAG